From one Acidobacteriota bacterium genomic stretch:
- a CDS encoding fatty acid desaturase, with amino-acid sequence MSAVTHASPPDKAPILSSLGPEPWKVPWWKPAKGDRLTFLYLVGIHLLALVGLILFPTPGWKIALVTVGVAWLGGFGVTIGYHRCLAHTALRLHPVVRHSLIFFAMFGGSGSPDSWTANHRQHHSKVETPEDISSPWVGGFWWSHLRWLWQAGEVPLDRWCPDLDQPQYRIWNRLQIPILAVSLFGGLLFGAAAFFWFGPMRLVVSLHAQCFVNSIAHMREDRLEGEDSSQNITWLGFLHFFQGENWHANHHAKPSVARFGWTPWQLDFGWYAIVLLEKLGLATRVKRPDLQRLEVGGWRLEVGGWRSVSVRHPEPPKDGEGSGEWMKG; translated from the coding sequence ATGTCAGCCGTCACACATGCTTCTCCCCCCGACAAAGCCCCGATTCTCTCCAGTCTCGGTCCCGAGCCGTGGAAGGTTCCATGGTGGAAACCGGCGAAGGGGGACCGCCTCACCTTCCTCTATCTCGTCGGGATTCACCTACTCGCCCTGGTCGGGCTGATCCTCTTTCCCACCCCCGGCTGGAAGATCGCGCTGGTCACGGTGGGCGTCGCGTGGCTCGGCGGCTTTGGAGTCACGATCGGATACCACCGCTGTCTCGCCCATACGGCGCTTCGGCTCCATCCGGTGGTCCGCCACAGCCTGATCTTCTTCGCGATGTTCGGAGGCTCCGGCTCCCCCGATTCGTGGACAGCCAACCATCGACAGCATCATTCGAAAGTCGAGACTCCGGAAGACATCTCGAGCCCGTGGGTCGGCGGGTTCTGGTGGTCGCATCTCCGGTGGCTCTGGCAGGCGGGAGAGGTTCCACTCGACCGATGGTGTCCCGATCTCGACCAGCCGCAGTACCGGATATGGAACCGGCTTCAGATTCCGATTCTCGCGGTCTCACTTTTCGGGGGACTTCTCTTCGGTGCGGCGGCCTTCTTCTGGTTCGGCCCGATGCGGCTCGTCGTGTCGCTCCACGCGCAATGCTTCGTCAACAGCATCGCGCACATGAGAGAGGACCGGCTGGAAGGAGAAGATTCCTCACAGAACATCACATGGCTCGGTTTTCTTCACTTCTTCCAGGGGGAGAACTGGCACGCGAATCATCATGCGAAGCCGTCGGTCGCCCGCTTCGGGTGGACTCCGTGGCAGCTCGACTTCGGGTGGTACGCCATCGTTCTGCTCGAAAAGCTCGGACTGGCAACGAGGGTCAAACGTCCCGATCTTCAACGGTTGGAGGTTGGAGGTTGGAGGTTGGAGGTTGGAGGTTGGAGGTCAGTGTCGGTTCGTCATCCTGAGCCGCCGAAGGACGGCGAAGGATCTGGGGAGTGGATGAAAGGGTGA
- a CDS encoding Rrf2 family transcriptional regulator — MNSRFAVALHALALLALRAGQPVSSDLVASSVNTNPVVIRRLMGLLSASGLVTVQAGRRGGAMLLRSPEKISLLDIYHAVEERTVMRVHEDTNPDCPVGSSVCRILATYTADAEEAFAGYLRSRTLADFVRDVKEAIAS, encoded by the coding sequence ATGAACAGTCGATTCGCAGTCGCCCTCCACGCCCTGGCGCTTCTCGCGTTGCGAGCCGGACAGCCGGTGAGCTCGGATCTCGTCGCTTCGAGCGTGAATACGAATCCGGTGGTGATCCGAAGACTGATGGGTTTGCTCTCGGCATCGGGTCTGGTGACGGTGCAGGCCGGCCGGCGAGGGGGAGCGATGCTGCTCCGTTCTCCGGAGAAAATCTCGCTGCTCGACATTTATCACGCCGTCGAGGAGCGGACCGTCATGCGCGTTCACGAAGATACGAATCCGGACTGTCCGGTCGGCAGCTCGGTCTGCAGAATTCTCGCGACGTATACCGCCGATGCGGAAGAGGCGTTTGCGGGTTATCTCCGATCGAGGACGCTCGCGGATTTCGTTCGGGATGTAAAGGAGGCAATCGCATCATGA